The following proteins are co-located in the Pseudomonas synxantha genome:
- a CDS encoding bifunctional diguanylate cyclase/phosphodiesterase produces the protein MTMTEQLNALGSILAQRSLHSLFQPIICLSQRRILGYEALSRGPSNSPLHSPVALFCVARQAGRLSELEMACRESACRRFSDQKLPGKLFLNISPESLMETAHQPGRTLQLLRDFGIAPSQVVIELTEQTPTDDFALLQTALHHYRDMGFAIALDDLGAGYSSLRLWSELRPDYVKIDRHFIDGIHQDALKREFVGSILQIARASRAQVIAEGIERTEELAVLTEMGVDLIQGYLLCRPQEHPPQEARLMLPKLDNAATALNDEGSDLSALLNEQPAVDQETATAQVLESFRRQANLNSLAVLDGCGRPVGIVHRHSLSDALLKPFATDLFARKPISRLMSSDFLAVELSQSLQQVSRLLTSRARQRIEEDFIITLNGDYLGLGRVIDVLKLITELKIQQARYANPLTLLPGNVPIQQCLTRLLQQQRESVICYVDIDSFKPFNDIYGYGRGDEVLLCLAQCLNDRVDPSRDFVGHIGGDDFLLVLGPQDWRKRLNQLLDDFHTQCRRFYRPEHVDAGCFVALNRQGVRQEFALLSLSIGVVHLYPQACAELDASQLAELASQAKHQAKDVAGYSIHVIDSMDRVPQAL, from the coding sequence ATGACCATGACCGAACAGCTGAATGCATTGGGCTCAATCCTGGCTCAACGCAGCCTGCACAGCTTGTTCCAACCGATCATTTGCTTGTCGCAGCGGCGCATTCTCGGTTACGAAGCCCTCAGCCGCGGCCCGTCCAACAGCCCCCTGCACTCCCCCGTCGCGCTATTCTGCGTAGCCCGCCAGGCCGGGCGCCTGAGCGAGTTGGAAATGGCGTGTCGGGAGAGCGCGTGCCGGCGTTTCAGCGATCAGAAACTGCCGGGCAAGCTGTTTCTCAATATCTCACCAGAATCCTTGATGGAGACTGCGCATCAGCCGGGGCGCACCCTGCAACTGCTGCGCGACTTCGGTATTGCGCCCAGCCAGGTGGTGATCGAACTCACCGAGCAGACGCCCACCGATGATTTCGCCCTGCTGCAAACCGCCCTGCACCATTACCGCGACATGGGCTTTGCCATAGCCCTTGATGACCTGGGTGCCGGTTATTCCAGCCTGCGATTGTGGTCGGAGCTACGTCCGGACTACGTGAAGATCGACCGGCACTTTATCGACGGCATTCACCAGGACGCACTCAAGCGCGAATTTGTCGGCTCGATTCTGCAGATCGCCAGGGCATCCCGCGCCCAAGTGATTGCCGAGGGGATCGAACGAACGGAGGAACTGGCAGTGTTGACCGAGATGGGTGTCGACTTGATTCAAGGTTACCTGCTCTGCCGCCCGCAGGAGCATCCGCCTCAGGAAGCGCGCCTGATGCTGCCCAAACTCGATAACGCCGCCACTGCCCTCAATGACGAAGGCAGTGACCTCAGTGCCCTGCTCAATGAGCAACCAGCGGTGGATCAAGAGACTGCCACGGCCCAAGTGCTGGAATCGTTCCGTCGCCAGGCTAACCTCAATTCGCTGGCGGTGCTGGATGGCTGCGGTCGCCCCGTCGGTATTGTGCATCGGCATTCGTTGTCGGACGCGCTGCTCAAGCCGTTCGCAACGGATCTATTCGCGCGCAAACCCATCAGCCGCTTGATGAGCAGTGACTTCCTGGCGGTGGAGTTGAGCCAGTCCTTGCAACAGGTCAGTCGCTTGCTGACCAGTCGCGCGCGACAGCGCATCGAAGAAGATTTCATCATCACCTTGAACGGCGATTACCTGGGCTTGGGCCGGGTCATCGATGTGCTCAAGTTGATCACCGAACTGAAAATCCAGCAGGCACGCTACGCCAACCCACTGACCTTGCTACCCGGCAACGTGCCGATCCAGCAGTGCCTGACGCGACTGTTACAGCAACAGCGCGAGTCAGTGATCTGCTATGTGGATATCGACAGTTTCAAGCCGTTCAATGACATCTACGGCTACGGGCGTGGAGATGAAGTGTTGCTATGTCTGGCACAATGCCTGAACGACCGGGTTGACCCCAGCCGCGACTTTGTCGGGCATATCGGTGGCGATGATTTTCTGCTGGTGCTGGGCCCGCAAGACTGGCGCAAGCGGCTTAACCAGTTGCTGGATGATTTCCACACCCAATGTCGACGCTTTTACCGCCCCGAGCACGTTGATGCTGGCTGCTTTGTCGCACTCAACCGCCAAGGCGTGCGCCAGGAGTTCGCCCTGCTGTCGCTGTCCATTGGCGTGGTGCATCTGTACCCACAGGCCTGCGCAGAGCTCGATGCCAGCCAGTTGGCAGAGTTGGCCTCACAAGCCAAGCACCAGGCCAAGGACGTGGCCGGCTACAGCATCCATGTGATCGACAGCATGGACAGAGTCCCCCAGGCGCTTTAG
- a CDS encoding c-type cytochrome produces the protein MRIFSRVLLLILIALGLILAVVLYYTINPKLPDYVPVQQVHYQDQWSAADRQVYYFTPQGTQVKGLHYDWFTALELPFSEQRFAAPQYLARFGFLVDPKQVPTTQNPGNLPVGFTRHQNAGSKVQYLDVTCAACHTGELHFKGQALRIDGGSAQHVLPSSVPTLRGGSFGQALVASLAATYYNPWKFERFARRVLGDRYDAQHDQLRKDFKQALDQFLKVAWNDTHRGLYPTEEGPGRTDAFGRIANASFGDAISPDNYRVANAPVDYPQLWDIWTFDWVQWNGSAQQPMARNIGEALGVGATLAFFDSAGQPLQGDARYPSSVRVGDLHLIEETLQRLKPPTWPEDLFGAIDKPLAAQGRALFAENCAGCHVPTVTEENGRPVQQLKMLPVDYIGTDPGTASNIADQRYDLSALQWDPAELAQLDVQLHPTPTAPLDLKNMSVAQGLAYVTAFVEEHAYRAAGVTPAQRPQLDGFGLPIGVRELRAYKARPLAGVWATPPFLHNGSVPTIYQLLSPQDERSTTFYKGTFNYDPRHLGFESAAFKNAFLFDTRITGNHNSGHEFRAGARGNGVIGRGLLPQERWSLLEYLKVLGGPLEHQLP, from the coding sequence TTGCGCATTTTTTCCCGTGTTTTACTCCTGATACTCATCGCCCTCGGCCTGATCCTGGCCGTGGTGCTCTATTACACCATTAACCCCAAGCTGCCGGACTACGTGCCAGTGCAGCAGGTGCACTACCAGGATCAATGGAGTGCCGCTGACCGCCAGGTCTATTACTTCACGCCCCAAGGCACCCAGGTAAAAGGCCTGCACTACGACTGGTTCACGGCCCTGGAGTTGCCGTTCTCCGAGCAACGCTTTGCCGCGCCGCAGTATCTGGCGCGCTTTGGCTTCCTGGTCGACCCCAAGCAGGTTCCCACCACGCAGAACCCAGGCAACCTGCCAGTGGGTTTCACCCGACACCAGAACGCCGGCAGCAAGGTTCAGTACCTGGACGTCACCTGCGCCGCCTGCCACACCGGCGAACTGCACTTCAAAGGCCAGGCCCTGCGCATCGACGGTGGCTCTGCGCAACATGTATTACCCTCCAGCGTCCCGACCTTGCGCGGCGGCAGTTTCGGCCAGGCCCTGGTCGCCAGCCTTGCCGCTACCTACTACAACCCCTGGAAGTTCGAGCGCTTTGCCCGCAGGGTCTTGGGTGACCGGTACGATGCCCAGCACGACCAACTGCGCAAGGACTTCAAGCAAGCGCTGGACCAGTTCCTCAAGGTCGCCTGGAACGACACCCACCGCGGTCTTTATCCCACTGAAGAAGGCCCTGGCCGCACCGACGCCTTTGGCCGCATCGCCAATGCCAGCTTTGGCGACGCCATTTCCCCAGACAATTACCGCGTCGCCAACGCTCCAGTGGACTACCCGCAACTGTGGGATATCTGGACCTTCGACTGGGTGCAATGGAACGGCTCGGCCCAGCAACCCATGGCGCGCAATATCGGTGAAGCCCTTGGCGTCGGTGCGACCTTGGCATTCTTCGACAGCGCCGGCCAACCGCTCCAGGGCGATGCCCGCTACCCGTCGAGCGTGCGGGTGGGCGACTTGCACCTGATCGAGGAAACCCTGCAACGCCTCAAGCCGCCAACCTGGCCGGAAGACTTGTTCGGCGCCATCGACAAACCCCTCGCCGCCCAGGGCCGTGCACTGTTCGCCGAAAACTGCGCTGGCTGCCACGTACCGACTGTTACCGAGGAAAATGGGCGCCCAGTACAGCAATTGAAAATGCTGCCTGTGGACTACATCGGCACCGACCCCGGCACCGCCAGCAACATTGCCGACCAGCGCTACGACCTCAGTGCCCTGCAATGGGACCCGGCCGAACTGGCCCAGCTGGATGTCCAATTGCACCCCACGCCCACCGCGCCGCTGGACCTGAAAAACATGTCCGTGGCCCAGGGCCTGGCCTACGTGACTGCCTTCGTCGAAGAACATGCCTACCGCGCTGCCGGCGTGACCCCAGCGCAGCGCCCGCAACTGGACGGATTCGGCCTGCCCATCGGCGTACGCGAATTACGTGCCTACAAAGCGCGGCCGCTGGCCGGCGTATGGGCCACCCCGCCGTTCCTGCACAACGGCTCGGTGCCGACGATCTACCAACTACTGTCGCCCCAGGACGAACGCAGCACTACCTTCTACAAGGGCACCTTCAATTACGACCCTCGCCACCTGGGCTTTGAAAGCGCCGCCTTCAAGAATGCCTTCCTGTTCGATACCCGGATCACCGGTAACCACAACAGCGGCCACGAATTCCGTGCAGGTGCACGCGGCAATGGCGTCATTGGCCGTGGCTTGCTGCCGCAGGAGCGCTGGTCGCTGCTCGAATACCTCAAAGTGCTGGGCGGCCCGCTGGAGCATCAACTGCCATGA
- a CDS encoding carboxy terminal-processing peptidase has protein sequence MKHLFPSTALAFFIGLGFASMSTNTFAANSWDNLQPDRDEVIASLNVVELLKRHHYSKPPLDDARSVIIYDSYLKLLDPSRSYFLASDIAEFDKWKTQFDDFLKSGDLQPGFTIYKRYLDRVKARLDFALGELDKGIDKLDFTQKETLLVDRKDAPWLTSTAALDDLWRKRVKDEVLRLKIAGKEPKAIQELLTKRYKNQLARLDQTRAEDIFQAYINTFAMSYDPHTNYLSPDNAENFDINMSLSLEGIGAVLQSDNDQVKIVRLVPAGPADKTKQVAPADKIIGVAQADKEMVDVVGWRLDEVVKLIRGPKGSVVRLEVIPHTNAPNDQTSKIVSITREAVKLEDQAVQKKVLNLKQDGKDYKLGVIEIPAFYLDFKAFRAGDPDYKSTTRDVKKILTELQKDKVDGVVIDLRNNGGGSLQEATELTSLFIDKGPTVLVRNADGRVDVLEDENPGAFYKGPMALLVNRLSASASEIFAGAMQDYHRAMIIGGQTFGKGTVQTIQPLNHGELKLTLAKFYRVSGQSTQHQGVLPDIDFPSIIDTKEIGESALPEAMPWDTIRPAIKPASDPFKPFLAQLKADHDTRSAKDAEFVFIRDKLALAKKLMEEKTVSLNEADRRAQHSSIENQQLVLENTRRKAKGEDPLKELKKEDEDALPAEADKTKPEDDAYLAETGRILLDYLKITKQVAKQ, from the coding sequence ATGAAGCATCTGTTCCCCAGCACCGCCTTAGCTTTTTTCATTGGTCTCGGCTTCGCGTCAATGTCGACCAATACGTTCGCAGCCAACAGCTGGGACAATCTTCAGCCTGATCGCGATGAGGTGATTGCCAGCCTCAACGTCGTCGAGTTGCTCAAGCGCCACCACTACAGCAAGCCGCCGCTGGACGACGCTCGCTCGGTGATCATCTACGACAGCTACCTCAAGCTGCTGGATCCGTCGCGCAGCTACTTCCTGGCCAGCGATATCGCTGAGTTCGACAAATGGAAGACGCAATTCGACGACTTCCTCAAGAGTGGCGACCTGCAGCCCGGTTTCACCATCTACAAGCGTTACCTGGACCGCGTCAAGGCCCGTCTGGACTTCGCCCTGGGTGAGCTGGACAAAGGCATCGACAAGCTCGACTTCACCCAGAAGGAAACCCTTCTGGTGGATCGCAAGGACGCTCCGTGGCTGACCAGCACCGCGGCCCTCGACGACCTGTGGCGCAAACGCGTCAAGGACGAAGTGCTGCGCCTGAAGATCGCCGGCAAAGAGCCCAAGGCCATTCAGGAGCTGTTGACCAAGCGCTACAAGAATCAGTTGGCGCGCCTGGACCAGACCCGTGCCGAAGATATCTTCCAGGCCTACATCAACACCTTTGCGATGTCCTACGACCCGCACACCAATTATCTGTCGCCAGATAACGCGGAAAATTTCGATATCAACATGAGTCTGTCCCTGGAAGGCATCGGTGCAGTCCTGCAAAGCGACAACGACCAGGTCAAGATCGTACGCCTGGTGCCGGCAGGTCCGGCGGACAAGACCAAACAGGTCGCCCCGGCGGACAAGATCATCGGCGTGGCCCAGGCTGACAAAGAGATGGTCGATGTGGTCGGCTGGCGCCTGGACGAAGTGGTCAAGCTGATCCGTGGGCCGAAAGGCAGCGTGGTGCGCCTCGAAGTGATTCCGCACACCAATGCACCGAACGACCAGACCAGCAAGATCGTGTCCATAACCCGCGAAGCGGTGAAGCTCGAAGACCAGGCCGTGCAGAAGAAAGTCCTCAACCTCAAGCAGGATGGCAAGGACTACAAGCTGGGCGTGATTGAAATCCCGGCCTTCTACCTGGACTTCAAGGCCTTCCGTGCAGGTGATCCGGACTACAAGTCGACCACCCGCGACGTGAAGAAAATCCTCACGGAACTGCAGAAAGACAAAGTCGACGGCGTGGTCATCGACCTGCGCAACAACGGCGGCGGCTCCCTGCAGGAAGCCACCGAGCTGACCAGCCTGTTTATCGACAAGGGCCCGACCGTGTTGGTGCGCAACGCTGACGGCCGCGTCGACGTGCTGGAAGACGAGAACCCGGGCGCCTTCTACAAGGGGCCGATGGCGTTGCTGGTCAACCGTCTCTCGGCCTCGGCCTCGGAAATTTTCGCCGGCGCCATGCAGGACTATCACCGTGCGATGATCATCGGCGGCCAGACCTTCGGCAAAGGTACCGTGCAGACCATCCAGCCGCTGAACCATGGTGAACTCAAGCTGACGCTGGCCAAGTTCTACCGGGTTTCCGGGCAGAGCACCCAGCACCAGGGCGTGCTGCCGGATATCGATTTCCCATCGATCATCGACACCAAGGAAATCGGCGAAAGCGCCCTGCCTGAAGCCATGCCATGGGACACCATCCGCCCTGCGATCAAGCCGGCATCGGATCCGTTCAAGCCGTTCCTGGCGCAGTTGAAGGCTGACCACGATACCCGCTCCGCCAAGGATGCCGAGTTCGTGTTTATCCGTGACAAGCTGGCCCTGGCCAAGAAGCTGATGGAAGAGAAAACCGTCAGCCTCAACGAAGCGGATCGCCGTGCACAGCACTCCAGCATCGAGAACCAGCAACTGGTGCTGGAAAACACCCGCCGCAAGGCCAAAGGTGAAGATCCGCTCAAAGAGCTGAAGAAAGAAGATGAAGACGCACTGCCGGCCGAAGCCGATAAAACCAAGCCGGAAGATGACGCCTACTTGGCCGAAACCGGTCGGATCCTGCTCGATTACCTGAAAATCACCAAGCAGGTGGCCAAGCAGTAA
- a CDS encoding HAD family hydrolase, translating to MALVIFDLDDTLIHGDCATLWSEQMGRLGWVDPESFMRRNNELMDAYSRGELRMEDFMDFSLEPMIGRTPEEIEHLVEPWVEDVIEPLIYSDATKTIARHRANGDRILVISASGTHLVTPIAARIGIDEVLGINLDVGHGVYSGKTVGVLTYREGKITRLLEWLEQEGETLEGAYFYSDSRNDLPLLLKVDHPQVVNPDPVLREHAEKAGWPIHHWV from the coding sequence ATGGCATTGGTAATTTTTGATCTGGACGACACCCTGATCCACGGCGACTGCGCCACCCTGTGGAGCGAACAGATGGGCCGCCTGGGCTGGGTAGACCCTGAGTCGTTCATGCGCAGGAACAACGAATTGATGGACGCCTACAGCCGAGGCGAGTTGCGCATGGAAGACTTCATGGACTTCAGCCTGGAGCCGATGATCGGCCGCACCCCGGAAGAGATCGAGCATCTGGTGGAGCCCTGGGTCGAAGACGTGATTGAGCCGCTGATCTATAGCGACGCCACCAAGACCATCGCCCGCCACCGTGCGAATGGTGACCGGATCCTGGTGATTTCCGCATCGGGCACTCACTTGGTCACGCCAATTGCGGCGCGCATCGGTATTGACGAAGTGTTGGGGATTAACCTGGACGTCGGCCACGGCGTGTACAGCGGCAAGACAGTAGGCGTGCTGACCTATCGTGAAGGCAAGATCACGCGCCTGTTGGAATGGCTGGAGCAGGAAGGGGAAACGCTGGAGGGCGCGTATTTCTATTCGGATTCGCGCAATGATTTACCACTGCTGCTCAAGGTGGATCACCCGCAGGTGGTAAACCCGGACCCGGTGTTGCGCGAGCATGCTGAAAAGGCCGGCTGGCCGATCCACCATTGGGTCTGA
- a CDS encoding YkvA family protein produces the protein MKPPFNFTRFLPMAARLLGRGRLPTLLFAVAAKGSSQGNRLGQLKDDLKLLQALCLAYWRGEYRAISPKALISVVAGLMYFLSPVDAIPDFIPMFGMLDDIAVLAWVMKTLSGELSAFRAWREAQRPEKLAVVERLPATPELLAQENPQKN, from the coding sequence ATGAAACCACCTTTCAATTTCACCCGTTTCCTGCCTATGGCGGCTCGTCTGCTGGGTCGTGGGCGCTTACCGACCCTGCTGTTTGCCGTCGCCGCCAAAGGCTCAAGCCAAGGCAACCGGCTGGGCCAGCTCAAGGATGATCTCAAATTGCTCCAGGCCCTGTGCCTGGCTTACTGGCGCGGCGAATACCGGGCGATCAGTCCCAAGGCGCTGATCTCGGTGGTGGCGGGGCTGATGTACTTCCTCAGCCCGGTTGATGCGATCCCGGACTTTATCCCCATGTTCGGCATGCTCGACGACATTGCAGTGCTGGCATGGGTCATGAAGACCCTGAGCGGCGAACTGAGCGCCTTTCGGGCCTGGCGCGAGGCGCAGCGTCCGGAAAAACTGGCGGTGGTTGAGCGCCTGCCTGCAACGCCTGAACTGCTGGCCCAGGAAAACCCGCAAAAAAACTAA
- a CDS encoding helix-turn-helix domain-containing protein: MDIQIISRNGEPEYAVLPWDQYQALLKAAGQQQPTLAPSPVAPIATDQDLRPLADLRGLREAKGLAIETLSRTVGISPSYLGLIESGERQPDAAIRRSLAWELGVAGWRDES; encoded by the coding sequence ATGGATATCCAGATCATTTCACGCAATGGCGAACCCGAGTATGCGGTGTTGCCATGGGACCAGTACCAGGCGCTGCTAAAAGCTGCCGGTCAGCAGCAACCTACACTCGCTCCTTCACCTGTCGCCCCCATCGCCACCGATCAGGACCTGCGCCCGCTCGCAGACCTGCGCGGCCTGCGTGAAGCCAAGGGCCTGGCGATCGAGACCTTGTCACGCACGGTGGGGATCAGCCCTTCGTATCTTGGATTGATTGAAAGTGGTGAACGCCAGCCGGATGCCGCCATTCGCCGCAGCCTGGCTTGGGAATTGGGCGTTGCAGGTTGGAGGGATGAGTCTTGA
- a CDS encoding ABC transporter ATP-binding protein, whose protein sequence is MSFVSVQHLQKGYSGTSVFSDINCEIAKGEFVTLLGPSGCGKSTLLRCIAGLTSVDSGKILLDGQDIVPLSPQKRHIGMVFQSYALFPNMTVEQNVAFGLRMQKVNADDSHKRVQQVLQLVELTDLAGRYPHQMSGGQCQRVALARSLVTRPRLLLLDEPLSALDARIRKHLREQIRQIQRELGLTTIFVTHDQEEALTMSDRIFLMNQGQIVQSGDAETLYTAPVDAFAAGFIGNYNLLDADKATQLLQRPINSRIAIRPEAIELSRNGELDALVRSHSLLGNVIRYRIEARGVELVVDVLNRSADDLHPDGQRLALSIDPSALCEVA, encoded by the coding sequence CTCCGGTACCTCCGTGTTCAGTGATATCAACTGCGAAATCGCCAAGGGCGAGTTCGTCACCCTGCTCGGCCCGTCCGGTTGCGGCAAGTCCACCCTGCTGCGCTGCATTGCCGGGCTGACCTCGGTGGACAGCGGTAAGATCCTGCTGGATGGCCAGGATATCGTGCCCCTGAGCCCGCAGAAACGTCATATCGGCATGGTATTCCAGAGTTACGCGCTGTTCCCCAATATGACCGTGGAACAGAACGTCGCCTTTGGCCTGCGCATGCAAAAGGTCAACGCCGACGACAGCCACAAGCGTGTGCAGCAAGTGCTGCAACTGGTGGAGCTTACGGACCTGGCCGGTCGCTACCCGCACCAGATGTCTGGCGGCCAGTGCCAGCGCGTGGCCCTCGCCCGCTCCCTGGTGACCCGCCCGCGCCTGCTGTTGCTGGATGAGCCACTGTCGGCGTTGGATGCACGGATTCGCAAGCACTTGCGCGAACAGATCCGCCAGATTCAGCGCGAGCTGGGGCTGACCACGATCTTCGTGACCCATGACCAGGAAGAAGCCCTGACCATGTCTGACCGCATCTTCCTGATGAACCAGGGCCAGATCGTGCAGAGCGGCGATGCCGAGACGCTCTACACTGCGCCGGTGGATGCATTTGCCGCCGGTTTTATCGGCAACTACAACCTGCTCGACGCCGACAAGGCCACTCAACTGCTGCAACGCCCGATCAACAGCCGTATTGCCATTCGCCCGGAAGCCATCGAGCTGAGCCGCAACGGCGAACTGGATGCGCTGGTGCGTAGCCACAGCCTGTTGGGCAACGTGATCCGCTACCGCATCGAAGCCCGCGGTGTAGAGCTGGTGGTGGACGTGCTCAACCGCTCGGCCGACGATCTGCACCCGGACGGCCAGCGCCTGGCACTTTCCATCGACCCCAGCGCCCTGTGTGAAGTAGCCTGA
- a CDS encoding FKBP-type peptidyl-prolyl cis-trans isomerase: MKQHRLAAAVALVSLVLAGCDSQTSVELKTPAQKASYGIGLNMGKSLAQEGMDDLDSKAVAQGIEDAVGKKEQKLKDDELVEAFAALQKRAEERMTKMSEESAAAGKKFLEDNAKKDGVVTTASGLQYKIVKKADGAQPKPTDVVTVHYTGKLTNGTTFDSSVDRGSPIDLPVSGVIPGWVEGLQLMHVGEKVELYIPSDLAYGAQSPSPAIPANSVLVFDLELLAIKDPAKADAAEAPAAPAAKK, translated from the coding sequence ATGAAACAGCATCGGTTGGCGGCGGCGGTGGCCCTGGTTAGCCTGGTACTTGCGGGTTGTGATTCGCAGACCAGCGTAGAGCTGAAAACCCCGGCGCAGAAAGCTTCCTATGGCATCGGCCTGAACATGGGCAAGAGCCTTGCCCAGGAAGGCATGGACGACCTGGACTCCAAAGCTGTGGCCCAGGGCATTGAAGATGCCGTCGGCAAGAAAGAACAGAAGCTCAAGGATGACGAACTGGTCGAGGCGTTTGCCGCACTGCAAAAGCGTGCTGAAGAACGCATGACCAAGATGAGCGAAGAGTCGGCAGCCGCCGGCAAGAAATTCCTCGAAGACAACGCCAAGAAAGATGGCGTCGTCACCACCGCTTCCGGCCTGCAGTACAAGATCGTCAAGAAGGCCGACGGCGCCCAGCCCAAGCCAACCGACGTAGTAACTGTGCACTACACCGGCAAGCTCACCAACGGCACCACCTTTGACAGCTCCGTGGATCGCGGTAGCCCGATTGACCTGCCGGTCAGCGGCGTGATCCCGGGTTGGGTCGAAGGCCTGCAACTGATGCACGTTGGCGAGAAGGTCGAGCTGTACATCCCGTCTGACCTGGCCTACGGCGCCCAGAGCCCGAGCCCGGCGATTCCAGCCAATTCCGTGCTGGTATTCGACCTGGAACTGCTGGCCATCAAGGACCCAGCCAAGGCAGACGCTGCTGAAGCACCTGCTGCACCAGCCGCCAAAAAGTAA